A genomic window from Parvularcula sp. LCG005 includes:
- the nadA gene encoding quinolinate synthase NadA produces the protein MPAHGFEAEVPLALTDEVRAKTDHLYDRVANLIPRLEWDLHAPTIARINDLKVEKNAVILAHNYMTPDIFYAVGDFRGDSLQLAKEAAATDAQVIVQAGVHFMAETSKILSPEKTVLIPSMEAGCSLASSITGADVRLLKQRYPGVPVVTYVNTTADVKAETDICCTSSNAVQVVEHICAEWGTDQVILIPDQYLARNVAAMTDKKVITWAGACEVHERFTAEDIREIRAGNPGVVVLAHPECPPEVLAEADFAGSTSAMSGYVKTEQPKNVVLITECSMSDNVALENPGVEFVRPCNLCPHMKRITLENILHALETMTHEVHVDPVIAEKARLAVQRMVDLPLSGPATNFRPHADRDVIAIEHR, from the coding sequence ATGCCTGCCCACGGATTTGAAGCAGAAGTCCCATTGGCGTTAACGGACGAGGTCCGCGCCAAGACCGATCATCTGTACGACCGCGTCGCTAACCTTATTCCGCGTCTGGAATGGGATCTGCACGCCCCGACCATCGCCCGCATCAACGACCTGAAGGTCGAGAAGAATGCGGTGATCCTGGCGCACAATTACATGACGCCGGATATTTTCTACGCCGTCGGCGACTTCCGCGGCGACAGCCTGCAGCTGGCGAAAGAAGCCGCCGCGACCGACGCCCAGGTCATCGTCCAGGCGGGCGTTCACTTCATGGCCGAGACGTCAAAGATCCTCTCGCCAGAGAAGACCGTCCTGATCCCGTCGATGGAAGCTGGCTGTTCGCTCGCCTCCTCTATTACGGGTGCTGACGTTCGGCTGTTGAAACAGCGTTATCCCGGCGTGCCTGTCGTCACCTATGTGAACACGACCGCCGATGTGAAGGCCGAGACCGACATCTGCTGCACGTCGTCAAACGCTGTGCAGGTGGTCGAGCATATCTGCGCCGAGTGGGGCACCGATCAGGTCATTCTGATCCCGGACCAGTATCTTGCGCGCAATGTGGCGGCGATGACGGACAAGAAAGTCATCACATGGGCTGGCGCATGCGAAGTGCATGAGCGGTTCACCGCAGAGGACATTCGCGAAATCCGTGCCGGCAACCCCGGTGTCGTGGTGCTAGCGCACCCCGAGTGCCCCCCCGAGGTGCTGGCCGAAGCAGACTTCGCCGGCTCGACCTCCGCCATGTCTGGCTACGTGAAGACCGAGCAGCCCAAGAACGTTGTGCTGATCACAGAGTGTTCGATGTCGGATAATGTGGCGCTGGAAAACCCGGGCGTCGAGTTCGTCCGCCCCTGCAATTTGTGTCCGCACATGAAGCGCATCACGCTGGAGAATATTCTGCACGCGCTGGAGACCATGACTCACGAAGTGCATGTGGACCCTGTGATTGCGGAGAAAGCGCGGCTCGCGGTTCAGCGCATGGTGGACCTGCCATTGTCAGGACCCGCCACGAATTTCCGGCCTCATGCCGACCGGGACGTGATTGCGATCGAGCATCGCTGA
- a CDS encoding L-aspartate oxidase, with protein MTARRAADGGVLIIGAGVAGLYAALKMAPHPVTVISARPVGQGGSSPWAQGGLAAAMGQEDSPALHMADTIAAGAGLVDEEAARILCEAGPARIRDLLAMGVPFDHTADGQLKLGREAAHGLDRIVHVGGDEAGATIMRVLLDRAREAEHIDLHERMIAHQLLTEDDRVVGARVWDVETQSPLLITAQETVMATGGIGGLYAVTTNPLRAQGLGLAMAYDVGAVLRDMEFVQFHPTGVDIGKDPAPLATEALRGEGCTLHDAHGRRFMTAIHPDAELAPRDVVARGVAKAIAETGEAFLDARQAIGLSFKDRFPTVYAACMEAGINPAIHPIPIAPAAHYHMGGILTDLDGRSTKRGLWAVGEASSTGVHGANRLASNSLLEALVFGDRAAKALLKANPESVEMSVEDPAPPRPIKPADNIGAVRKSMSLQCGLLRSDDGLDAVLSLIGKTETVTQGDYLALLAARLVTQAARQRLESRGAHQRSDFPDLAPPVHSLTVKGEDGNPVIRFAEAHAKASIAGGEAP; from the coding sequence ATGACTGCGCGTCGCGCCGCAGACGGCGGTGTCCTGATCATCGGCGCAGGGGTCGCAGGCCTCTACGCCGCCCTTAAAATGGCGCCGCACCCGGTCACGGTCATTTCCGCAAGACCGGTGGGCCAAGGCGGCTCTTCTCCCTGGGCGCAAGGCGGTCTCGCCGCGGCGATGGGGCAGGAGGACTCCCCGGCCCTGCACATGGCTGACACCATTGCAGCCGGTGCAGGCCTCGTTGATGAAGAGGCGGCGCGTATCCTGTGCGAAGCCGGACCCGCGCGCATCCGTGACCTCCTTGCCATGGGCGTGCCGTTTGACCACACCGCAGACGGACAATTAAAACTCGGGCGGGAAGCCGCCCATGGGCTTGATCGCATTGTTCACGTCGGTGGCGATGAAGCCGGCGCGACCATCATGCGTGTCCTGTTGGACCGGGCGCGCGAAGCCGAGCATATCGATCTGCACGAACGGATGATCGCGCATCAGTTGCTGACCGAAGACGACCGCGTGGTCGGCGCCCGCGTCTGGGACGTAGAAACCCAGTCGCCGCTTCTGATCACAGCCCAGGAAACAGTCATGGCCACCGGCGGGATCGGCGGCCTGTATGCGGTCACCACCAACCCCTTGCGGGCGCAAGGGTTGGGTCTCGCCATGGCCTATGATGTCGGCGCCGTGCTGCGCGACATGGAGTTCGTCCAGTTTCACCCCACCGGCGTTGATATCGGCAAGGACCCCGCGCCGCTTGCGACCGAAGCGCTTCGCGGCGAAGGCTGCACTCTGCATGATGCCCATGGGCGCCGGTTCATGACCGCCATTCATCCGGACGCAGAGCTTGCCCCTCGCGATGTGGTCGCGCGCGGCGTTGCCAAAGCGATTGCCGAGACCGGCGAGGCCTTTCTTGACGCACGCCAGGCCATTGGACTGTCCTTCAAGGATCGTTTCCCCACCGTCTATGCGGCGTGCATGGAGGCGGGCATCAACCCGGCCATTCACCCCATCCCCATCGCCCCGGCGGCGCATTATCATATGGGGGGCATACTGACCGATCTGGACGGGCGCAGTACCAAACGCGGCCTCTGGGCCGTTGGTGAAGCGTCAAGCACGGGCGTCCATGGCGCCAATCGGCTCGCGTCCAATTCGCTACTTGAAGCGCTTGTCTTCGGTGATCGCGCGGCAAAAGCGCTGCTTAAGGCCAATCCCGAGTCTGTGGAGATGAGCGTCGAAGACCCCGCGCCGCCGCGACCGATCAAACCAGCCGACAATATCGGCGCAGTGCGGAAGTCCATGTCGCTGCAATGTGGCCTGTTGCGCAGCGATGACGGTCTTGATGCGGTTCTTTCCTTGATCGGAAAGACGGAGACCGTGACGCAGGGCGATTATCTCGCCCTCCTCGCCGCTCGTCTCGTGACGCAGGCGGCCAGGCAACGGCTCGAAAGCCGCGGGGCGCACCAGCGCAGTGACTTTCCCGACCTTGCGCCGCCAGTACACAGCCTGACGGTCAAGGGCGAAGACGGCAATCCCGTCATCCGCTTTGCCGAAGCGCATGCCAAGGCGAGTATTGCCGGGGGAGAGGCCCCATGA
- the nadC gene encoding carboxylating nicotinate-nucleotide diphosphorylase codes for MTPFPLPYASIRPLIETALAEDLGDAGDITTLATIADDVTATAHINARKAGTVSGVAVAEMVFHHVDASLAVAITKRDGERLAPGDTIMTVIGNARSLLTAERPALNLLGHMSGIATATRHLVDLVEGTEAKIACTRKTLPGLRALQKFAVKCGGGMNHRFGLHDAVMIKDNHIVAAGGIGPALRAAKTSVGHTVKIEIEVDTIAQLEQVLAEGADIILLDNMGPEMLRTAVALAQGQAILEASGNVRAETVRAIAETGVDIISSGSLTHSAPNLDIGLDLTLG; via the coding sequence ATGACCCCCTTCCCCCTACCCTATGCATCCATCCGGCCCCTGATCGAAACGGCGCTGGCCGAAGATCTGGGGGACGCTGGGGACATCACGACACTGGCGACGATCGCGGACGATGTGACGGCGACGGCACACATCAATGCGCGCAAGGCTGGCACCGTTTCAGGTGTCGCTGTGGCCGAGATGGTCTTTCACCATGTCGATGCGTCGCTCGCCGTCGCCATCACCAAGCGGGATGGCGAGCGCCTTGCACCGGGTGACACCATCATGACTGTGATCGGCAATGCGCGGTCCTTGCTGACGGCAGAACGCCCGGCCCTGAACCTCCTTGGCCATATGAGCGGCATCGCGACAGCCACGCGCCATCTGGTCGACCTCGTGGAGGGGACCGAGGCGAAGATCGCCTGCACCCGCAAGACACTGCCCGGCCTGCGCGCGCTGCAGAAATTTGCGGTGAAGTGCGGCGGCGGCATGAACCACCGCTTTGGCCTGCATGACGCGGTGATGATCAAGGACAATCACATCGTCGCGGCCGGCGGCATTGGTCCGGCCCTGCGCGCCGCCAAGACCTCGGTCGGTCACACGGTGAAGATCGAGATCGAAGTGGACACGATCGCCCAGCTGGAACAGGTCCTCGCCGAAGGGGCAGACATTATCCTCCTGGATAATATGGGCCCTGAAATGCTGCGCACGGCTGTTGCGCTGGCGCAGGGACAGGCGATTCTTGAAGCGTCGGGCAATGTGCGGGCTGAAACGGTCCGCGCCATCGCCGAGACAGGGGTCGACATCATCTCATCGGGAAGTCTGACACATTCGGCGCCCAATCTCGACATCGGGCTGGATCTGACGCTGGGCTAG
- a CDS encoding cell wall hydrolase produces the protein MTDTITGAPLWRALKRPTFFIVALLSAVMATDVPAREMPARSASSAELVRRFDTVRMDILSLANAVGKVLPPLPAAPAADPFMQLTKVGIDGIDLKKTAERLGVDLNLVAGLDLSQINFASIDKAERTCLAQAIYYEARNQKPSGQMAVADVVLNRVASDRYPDTICGVVFQGSERRTGCQFSFTCDGSMDKAVEEDVMFRNEILATAIMGGFRLPLSGEATNYHAAYVDPYWAMTLDQTRTIGDHVFYKRGRNFQVAMAN, from the coding sequence ATGACAGACACGATCACCGGGGCGCCGCTTTGGCGTGCGCTCAAGCGACCGACGTTTTTCATCGTGGCCCTTCTGTCGGCCGTGATGGCCACAGATGTCCCTGCACGCGAAATGCCGGCGCGCTCTGCATCCAGTGCCGAATTGGTGCGACGGTTCGATACCGTGCGCATGGACATCCTTTCACTGGCCAATGCTGTTGGCAAGGTCCTGCCGCCGCTTCCTGCAGCCCCTGCAGCCGATCCCTTCATGCAGCTGACGAAAGTGGGCATTGACGGTATCGACCTGAAGAAGACGGCTGAGCGTCTGGGCGTCGATCTCAACCTTGTAGCGGGTCTCGACCTTTCGCAGATCAATTTTGCCTCCATCGACAAGGCCGAGCGCACATGTCTGGCCCAGGCGATCTACTACGAGGCGCGCAATCAGAAGCCGTCAGGGCAGATGGCCGTGGCTGATGTGGTGCTGAACCGCGTGGCGTCCGACCGGTATCCCGACACGATCTGCGGTGTGGTGTTTCAGGGCAGCGAGCGGCGCACCGGCTGCCAGTTCTCGTTCACTTGCGACGGTTCGATGGACAAGGCCGTCGAAGAAGACGTCATGTTCCGTAATGAAATTCTTGCCACGGCGATCATGGGCGGCTTCCGCCTCCCGCTATCGGGTGAGGCCACGAACTATCACGCGGCCTATGTCGATCCCTATTGGGCGATGACGTTGGATCAGACCCGGACGATCGGTGACCACGTTTTCTACAAGCGTGGACGCAATTTCCAGGTCGCAATGGCGAACTGA
- the ppdK gene encoding pyruvate, phosphate dikinase encodes MAQYIYNFGGGSADGTTDMRNLLGGKGANLAEMASLGLPVPPGFTITTDVCIEYYKNGRQYPDGLSAAVADALARVEDIVGKKFGDAKNPLLVSVRSGARASMPGMMDTVLNLGLNDETVEGLAELAGDDRFAFDSYRRFIQMYSDVVLGVDHHTFEDIIDTYKDERDYFLDTDMGADDWRAVVDLYKDAVAEALGRPFPTDVNEQLWGAIDAVFGSWMNDRSKTYRRLNNIPESWGTAVNVQAMVFGNMGDTSATGVAFTRDPSTGENSYYGEFLVNAQGEDVVAGIRTPQALTTKARAEMGSNDPSLEEVMPETFKELSDVFAKLEAHYADMQDIEFTIEQGKLWMLQTRSGKRTAKAALKIAVDLCQEGKITEEQAVMRVGPASLDQLLHPSLDPHAPRDLLTKGLPASPGAASGEIVFSADEAEKRAADGHKVMLVRTETSPEDIHGMHAAVGIVTARGGMTSHAAVVARGMGRPCVCGAGELRIERDGSGATIGGRAIKAGDMLTIDGSTGEVFFGEVLTVQPELSGDFAKVMEWADKCRRMKVRANAETPLDAQTARDFGAEGIGLCRTEHMFFEASRILAVRQMILAETERGRRSALEKLLPVQRSDFTELFEVMAGLPVTIRLLDPPLHEFLPHTDAEIVEVAEATGVDPDVFRRRARELEEANPMLGHRGCRLGITYPEIYEMQVRAIMQAACDVAKASGESVVPEIMVPLVATVSELRILKARIEAVAKEVFTEKGQTLEYTIGTMIELPRAALTADQIAGEAEFFSFGTNDLTQTTFGLSRDDAGSFLPSYVRAGLLEQDPFVSIDRDGVGALVEIAVEKGRRVKPDLKLGICGEHGGDPLSIDFCERVGLDYISCSPYRVPIARLAAAQAAVSAKKG; translated from the coding sequence ATGGCTCAATATATCTATAATTTTGGCGGTGGTTCGGCTGACGGCACCACGGACATGCGGAACCTGCTGGGCGGCAAGGGCGCCAATCTGGCAGAGATGGCGTCTTTGGGCCTGCCCGTTCCTCCCGGGTTCACCATCACAACCGATGTCTGCATCGAATATTACAAGAACGGTCGTCAGTATCCAGATGGCTTGAGCGCTGCCGTTGCCGACGCCCTCGCCCGGGTTGAGGACATTGTCGGCAAGAAATTTGGTGACGCCAAGAATCCGCTGCTCGTATCCGTCCGGTCGGGCGCCCGCGCGTCCATGCCGGGCATGATGGATACGGTCCTCAATCTGGGGCTCAACGACGAGACGGTTGAAGGGCTGGCAGAGCTGGCAGGCGATGACCGCTTCGCATTCGACAGCTATCGGCGTTTCATCCAGATGTATTCGGATGTGGTGCTGGGGGTCGATCATCACACATTTGAAGACATTATTGATACCTACAAGGACGAGCGGGACTATTTCCTCGACACGGACATGGGCGCGGACGACTGGCGCGCGGTTGTTGATCTTTACAAGGACGCTGTTGCCGAAGCGCTCGGTCGGCCATTCCCGACGGATGTCAACGAACAGCTGTGGGGCGCCATTGATGCGGTGTTCGGCTCATGGATGAACGATCGGTCGAAAACCTATCGCCGCCTGAACAACATTCCTGAAAGCTGGGGGACAGCCGTCAATGTGCAGGCGATGGTGTTCGGCAATATGGGGGATACGTCGGCGACCGGCGTGGCCTTCACGCGGGACCCCTCGACCGGTGAGAACAGCTATTACGGTGAATTTCTCGTCAATGCCCAAGGCGAGGACGTGGTGGCCGGCATCCGCACCCCCCAGGCCCTGACCACGAAGGCGCGGGCTGAGATGGGTTCGAACGACCCGTCCCTCGAAGAGGTCATGCCCGAGACGTTCAAGGAACTGTCGGACGTCTTTGCCAAGCTTGAGGCGCACTATGCCGATATGCAGGACATCGAATTCACAATCGAGCAGGGCAAGCTGTGGATGCTGCAGACCCGAAGCGGCAAGCGTACGGCCAAGGCAGCGCTGAAAATCGCTGTTGATCTTTGCCAGGAAGGCAAGATCACGGAAGAGCAGGCGGTGATGCGCGTGGGGCCGGCGTCGCTGGACCAGCTGTTGCATCCATCGCTCGACCCCCATGCGCCGCGCGATCTTCTGACCAAGGGCTTGCCCGCCTCCCCAGGGGCCGCGTCAGGCGAGATCGTTTTTTCTGCTGACGAAGCGGAGAAGCGCGCGGCCGATGGTCATAAGGTCATGCTCGTCCGTACAGAAACAAGCCCTGAAGACATTCACGGGATGCATGCGGCCGTCGGCATTGTTACCGCCCGCGGGGGGATGACCTCTCATGCCGCGGTCGTCGCACGCGGCATGGGCCGCCCTTGCGTCTGCGGTGCGGGGGAGTTGCGGATCGAACGGGACGGTTCGGGCGCAACCATTGGCGGACGTGCCATCAAGGCCGGGGATATGCTGACCATCGACGGCTCAACCGGTGAGGTTTTCTTTGGCGAAGTGCTGACGGTCCAGCCCGAACTGTCTGGCGATTTTGCCAAGGTGATGGAGTGGGCGGATAAATGCCGCCGCATGAAGGTGCGGGCCAATGCGGAAACGCCGCTTGATGCGCAGACGGCACGGGATTTTGGTGCAGAAGGCATCGGCCTTTGCCGCACTGAACACATGTTCTTCGAAGCAAGCCGCATTCTCGCCGTGCGCCAGATGATTCTGGCCGAAACCGAGCGCGGTCGCCGGTCGGCGCTCGAAAAGCTGCTACCGGTACAGCGCAGCGATTTTACCGAACTGTTCGAGGTGATGGCGGGCCTGCCAGTTACCATCCGCTTGCTTGATCCGCCGCTGCACGAATTCCTGCCTCACACCGATGCCGAGATCGTTGAGGTGGCGGAAGCCACCGGCGTGGACCCGGACGTCTTCCGGCGTCGGGCGCGTGAGCTTGAAGAGGCGAACCCCATGCTCGGGCATCGGGGGTGCCGTCTGGGGATCACCTACCCTGAAATCTACGAGATGCAGGTGCGGGCGATCATGCAGGCGGCCTGCGACGTGGCCAAGGCATCCGGCGAATCGGTTGTGCCCGAAATCATGGTGCCGCTGGTTGCGACGGTATCAGAGCTGCGCATCCTGAAAGCGCGGATCGAGGCGGTGGCGAAAGAGGTCTTCACTGAAAAAGGCCAGACGCTGGAATATACCATTGGCACGATGATCGAGCTGCCGCGCGCGGCCCTGACGGCGGACCAGATCGCTGGAGAAGCTGAGTTTTTCTCCTTCGGGACGAATGATCTGACCCAGACCACCTTCGGGCTCAGCCGGGACGATGCGGGGTCATTCCTGCCGTCCTACGTTCGGGCCGGCCTGCTGGAGCAGGACCCCTTTGTCAGCATCGACCGCGATGGCGTCGGCGCTCTGGTGGAAATCGCGGTGGAGAAGGGGCGGCGCGTCAAGCCGGACCTGAAACTGGGCATTTGCGGCGAACATGGCGGCGATCCCCTGTCGATCGACTTCTGCGAAAGGGTGGGTCTCGATTATATTTCCTGCTCACCATACCGGGTGCCTATCGCCCGTCTGGCCGCGGCCCAGGCCGCTGTTTCGGCCAAAAAAGGGTAA
- the glyS gene encoding glycine--tRNA ligase subunit beta, protein MPDLLLEIFSEEIPARMQRRAADDLSRLVGDRLAKAGYAPTDQKAFSTPRRLTLVVTGLPTAQADRREERKGPRVGAPEKALEGFLKSAGLSSIDEATIQDDKKGQFYVAVIEEKGRPTPDVLASIIPEIIETFPWPKSMRWGDGSLRWVRPLHRILCTFNGEVVPFTVAGIESGDVTEGHRFLAPDEIQARSFEPYAEALQRQKVILDPDDREERILGESQALAAAQGYELVEDAGLLAEVAGLAEWPVPRIGSFDPKFLTVPDEALIASMKGHQKYFSVRDPATGRLAPKFICVANIEPPDGGAAMMVGYERVLSARLSDAWFLYQQDLKKPLAVHAEKLKSITFFEGLGTVANKVERVAALAREIAPIVSADPNAAEKAARLAKADLVTEMVGEFPELQGVMGRYYAMEEGIEPAIADAIRDHYKPAGQGDDVPTAPVSVAVALAEKLATLAMFWSIDEKPTGSKDPFALRRMALGVIQIVLENGVRFGVTDLLNDLAADKKSDLLSFFHDRLSVYLRDKGYRHDHVRAVLPAGETDFVLVVRKLNALQASLKTDDGTNLIAAYKRAGNILKAEGKKDGAPIVADVQSSLLAEPGEKDLASALSQAEQTALPALKNEDFEAAMSALSTLRAPLDRFFEGVTVNVDDEALRKNRLGLLQSIVSLCDLVADFSQLEG, encoded by the coding sequence ATGCCAGATCTGCTGCTTGAGATATTCTCCGAAGAAATTCCCGCGCGCATGCAACGCCGTGCCGCTGATGATTTGTCCCGTCTCGTTGGCGACCGCCTTGCCAAGGCCGGCTATGCTCCAACGGACCAGAAGGCCTTCTCAACGCCGCGTCGGCTGACCCTTGTTGTTACAGGATTGCCGACGGCGCAGGCTGACCGGCGTGAGGAGCGCAAGGGCCCGCGGGTCGGTGCGCCGGAAAAGGCTCTCGAAGGGTTCCTCAAAAGCGCCGGGCTATCGTCCATTGACGAGGCAACGATTCAGGATGACAAGAAAGGCCAGTTCTATGTGGCTGTCATCGAAGAAAAAGGGCGTCCAACCCCCGATGTGCTCGCCAGCATCATACCAGAGATTATCGAGACCTTCCCCTGGCCCAAATCCATGCGCTGGGGCGATGGCTCGCTGCGCTGGGTTCGCCCGCTGCACCGTATCCTGTGCACATTCAACGGCGAAGTCGTGCCGTTCACGGTAGCCGGAATTGAGAGCGGTGATGTGACCGAGGGGCATCGTTTTCTCGCGCCGGATGAGATTCAAGCCCGCAGTTTTGAGCCCTATGCCGAGGCATTGCAGCGGCAGAAAGTCATCCTTGATCCTGACGATCGTGAAGAACGTATTCTGGGCGAATCCCAGGCCCTCGCGGCGGCTCAGGGCTATGAGCTGGTCGAGGATGCAGGGTTGCTCGCCGAGGTCGCGGGGCTGGCCGAATGGCCGGTGCCGCGGATCGGCTCCTTTGATCCTAAGTTTCTGACGGTTCCTGATGAAGCGCTGATCGCGTCGATGAAGGGACATCAGAAATATTTCTCGGTTCGTGACCCCGCTACGGGTCGTCTTGCACCCAAATTCATCTGTGTGGCGAATATTGAGCCCCCTGATGGTGGCGCCGCCATGATGGTCGGGTATGAGCGCGTGTTGTCTGCCCGCCTGTCGGATGCGTGGTTCCTGTATCAGCAGGACCTGAAAAAGCCGCTGGCCGTCCATGCCGAGAAGCTCAAATCGATCACCTTCTTTGAAGGTCTTGGCACAGTAGCAAACAAGGTCGAGCGCGTCGCTGCGCTGGCCCGCGAGATCGCGCCGATTGTCAGCGCTGACCCTAACGCTGCGGAGAAGGCGGCGCGCCTCGCCAAGGCGGATCTCGTGACCGAAATGGTGGGCGAGTTCCCTGAGCTGCAGGGTGTCATGGGCCGCTATTACGCCATGGAAGAGGGCATTGAGCCCGCAATCGCCGATGCCATTCGCGATCACTACAAGCCTGCGGGGCAGGGCGACGACGTGCCGACCGCGCCGGTCAGCGTGGCCGTGGCACTGGCGGAGAAGCTCGCGACCCTCGCCATGTTCTGGTCGATTGATGAGAAACCAACGGGGTCGAAAGATCCCTTCGCCCTGCGCCGGATGGCGCTTGGTGTCATCCAGATCGTGCTAGAAAATGGCGTCCGGTTCGGTGTGACCGATCTGCTCAACGATCTTGCTGCGGACAAAAAAAGCGATCTACTTTCTTTCTTCCACGACCGGTTGTCGGTGTATCTGCGCGACAAGGGATATCGGCATGATCACGTTCGGGCCGTGCTGCCCGCGGGCGAAACCGATTTCGTTCTGGTCGTCCGTAAGCTGAATGCGCTTCAGGCATCGTTGAAGACCGACGATGGCACGAACCTCATCGCGGCCTACAAGCGGGCGGGTAATATCCTGAAGGCAGAGGGCAAGAAGGACGGCGCGCCGATAGTCGCCGACGTTCAATCCAGCCTACTGGCCGAGCCTGGCGAAAAAGATCTCGCCAGTGCGCTGTCGCAGGCGGAACAAACCGCGCTTCCTGCTTTGAAGAACGAAGATTTCGAAGCCGCGATGTCCGCTCTATCGACCCTCCGTGCACCGCTGGACCGATTTTTTGAAGGTGTTACCGTTAACGTGGATGATGAGGCCTTGCGGAAAAACCGCCTGGGGCTTCTACAGTCCATCGTGTCACTTTGTGATTTGGTGGCGGACTTCTCCCAGCTTGAGGGATAG
- a CDS encoding glycosyltransferase family 2 protein → MPVNVICMKWGTRYPAFYVNRLYAGVCRHLSRPFRFVCFTDDRTGLDPRIEALPLPDMTLPDSYRWTPWRKISVWQYPLAGLEGDCLFLDVDLVITGSLDEMFDHEPGKYCVIENWTQPGEGIGNTSVFRFRAGAYPQVYDGFVENPVRILSQHRIEQQYISTVIKDQTFWPRDWCLSFKHSIVPSFPLNWMKSPEPPPSAKVVVFTGRPDIDEALRGDWPAAWHKRYYKHARPARWIAQHWTHDEEGQLAPIPDPTDKPPISCFIRTKNEERLIGETVRAALQVAREVVIVDSGSTDSTVKIATKAGARVHNVEWRGTGKQKRAAEDLCKYPFRLDLDGDEVMTPALAESIRQVFATGEPTGQVFALKLVTAPPIGKPWYGLDTDYRNKLYDGRRWSMPDSEAWDQLDLPKDIHPKKLKGELIHYSFTDIGFLLRKQERNMTQRAKSAPLKPKWLLRLRIVFGLPLYFLKRYLLKGLFLKGAYGFSFCLTIAIGRWLKDVKMYERHYFGSTED, encoded by the coding sequence ATGCCGGTCAATGTCATCTGCATGAAATGGGGGACACGCTATCCGGCGTTCTACGTGAACCGCCTGTATGCGGGCGTGTGCCGCCATCTTTCCCGCCCGTTCCGGTTTGTCTGCTTTACCGATGACCGGACTGGCCTCGACCCCAGGATCGAGGCGCTGCCACTTCCCGACATGACCCTGCCTGATAGCTATCGCTGGACGCCCTGGCGGAAGATCTCCGTGTGGCAGTACCCGTTGGCGGGGCTTGAGGGCGATTGTCTGTTTCTCGACGTGGATCTGGTGATCACAGGCAGTCTCGACGAAATGTTCGATCACGAGCCGGGCAAGTACTGCGTCATTGAGAACTGGACCCAGCCAGGCGAAGGCATCGGAAACACATCGGTCTTCCGGTTTCGTGCCGGCGCCTACCCGCAGGTCTATGACGGCTTTGTCGAAAACCCTGTCCGTATCCTGTCCCAGCACCGCATTGAGCAGCAGTACATTTCGACCGTCATCAAGGATCAGACCTTCTGGCCACGCGACTGGTGCCTGTCCTTCAAGCATTCGATCGTTCCAAGCTTCCCCCTGAACTGGATGAAGTCACCAGAGCCGCCGCCAAGCGCCAAGGTGGTGGTCTTCACCGGGCGACCCGATATTGACGAAGCCCTGCGCGGTGACTGGCCCGCCGCCTGGCACAAACGGTACTACAAACATGCGCGACCCGCGCGCTGGATTGCCCAGCATTGGACCCACGATGAGGAGGGACAATTGGCCCCCATCCCCGACCCCACCGACAAGCCGCCTATTTCATGTTTCATTCGAACCAAGAATGAAGAGCGTCTGATCGGCGAGACCGTCCGCGCCGCGCTGCAGGTGGCGCGGGAAGTCGTCATTGTGGATTCAGGCTCCACCGACTCGACGGTGAAAATCGCGACCAAAGCGGGTGCCCGCGTCCACAATGTTGAATGGCGCGGCACAGGCAAACAGAAACGCGCCGCGGAGGATCTGTGTAAATATCCGTTTCGGCTCGACCTGGATGGCGACGAGGTCATGACCCCTGCCCTCGCCGAAAGTATTCGCCAGGTTTTCGCCACTGGCGAGCCGACGGGACAGGTGTTCGCGCTGAAGCTCGTGACGGCACCCCCTATTGGCAAACCGTGGTATGGTCTTGATACGGACTATCGCAATAAGCTGTATGATGGCCGCCGCTGGTCCATGCCGGACAGTGAGGCTTGGGACCAGCTTGACCTGCCCAAGGACATCCACCCTAAAAAACTGAAAGGTGAGCTGATCCACTATTCCTTCACCGATATTGGCTTTCTGCTGCGCAAGCAGGAGCGCAATATGACCCAGCGCGCGAAGTCCGCGCCGCTGAAGCCAAAGTGGTTGCTTCGTCTGCGGATCGTCTTTGGCCTGCCGCTTTATTTTCTCAAACGATACCTGCTGAAGGGGTTGTTCCTGAAAGGCGCCTATGGCTTCTCTTTCTGTCTGACCATCGCCATCGGCCGCTGGCTGAAGGACGTCAAAATGTACGAACGCCATTACTTCGGATCGACGGAAGACTAG